A window of Streptomyces sp. NBC_01142 genomic DNA:
CGATCACTTCGTGAAGCAGCCCGGCGAGTGGGCCGACCCGGACGGCGTCCTCATGGTCGTCGAAGTCACCTCCCCCCACTCCGGCGACGACAGCCGGTGCGACACCGAGAAGCGTGAGGCCTACGCGGCGGCGGGCATCCCCGTGTTCCTCCTCGTCGACCGCGACAAGGAGACGCTCACCGTGTACAGCGATCCGGAGAACGGGGTGTACCGGCACAACCCCGAGCACTCGTACGGAGCGACGGTCAGGATTCCGCACCCGGTCGCCGTCACCCTGGAAACCGAGAGGCTCAAGGGCTACGCCCACTGACCCCCAGGGCGTCTCCGGCCCACCGGCTTCCCTACAGCTCCCGTACAACTCCCCTACATTCAGAGAATTTCATTCTGCAAACATATTGACCCCGTACACATTCGATCATACGGTCGAACCCGTTGGCTGACTGGGGACGAGGGGGAGTTCAGCCCGTTCACGGATGCGGTGGAGATGCCGCAATCCGGCCTCCTTATGCGGTTTTTCCAGGACATGGATCGACCACCCATGCTCCAGCCACGAGGGAATCGACGATGCGCGCGGCCCTGCCGCGCGCCGATCGCACGGGGAAGACACTTTGACAAGCAAATACGCACGCGCAACTGGAAGAGTAGCGTCCTGTACCGCTGTGGCCGTCGCCATAGCCCTGGGTGGAGCAACAACAGCCGAGGCCGACTACTACAGCGGCGGCATGCCGGGGCGGTCGTTCAACGTCAAGGCCGTCGGCATCAACCCCACCTGGGTCGGGTTCCTCGACACCGGGCGCAAGAACTGGAACGGCTCCGGCGCCGGGGCGAACATCGGGCGCAAGTCCAGCGCCAAGGCCACGTTCACGGCCGCACGCTACAACGCCAGCTGGTACGGCGTGTATTCGCCGTCCGGCCTCCGGCCGATCAACCGCGTCTTCAAGATCAAGGTCAACGCGAGGACGCTGGACAGAGACTCCGGTTCGAAGATGACCGAGTGGTGCCGCAGCACCGTCACGCACGAGCTGGGGCACGCGCTCAGCCTCGATGACAACCCGGGCACGCGTAAGGCGTCGCTGATGAAGCACAGCAGGAACCGGGCGACAGTACAAAAGCCCCTGGCATACGACGTGGCCGAAGTGAAGAGGATCTACTGATGAGCGCGATACGGAAGGCCCTCGTCGGCGGATCGGCGCTGATCGCCGTTCTCGCCGCCGCCGGCTGCTCCACGAACGGCGCGTCCAAGGCCACGTCCGAGCCCAAGGGCGAGCCGGACGTCGTGGCCTACGAAGCGGACTACCCCTCCTTCGACTCCATCGACGAGGTCATCAAGAAGTCCGACGTCATCGTCAGGGGGACCGTCATGGGCTCCCGTGTCGAGGAGATGCGGCCCGAGGCGTCGACCGGCGGCGACCCGGCCTCCGATCCGCAGGCCGGGCTTTCTCCCGAAGAAGCCGCCGAAGCGGAACCGGTCGTCGTCACTGTCTCCACCGTCAAGGTCTCCGCAGTGCTGTCCGGAGACGTAGCGGTCGGAGACACGGTCGAAGTCAGCCAGCTCGGCGGCACCCTCGGCGGCGTCACGTACCGGGACAAGACGACCACCTTCCTGGCCAAGGGCAGCACCGAGTACGTGCTGCTGCTCGCCGACCACGGCAGCAAGGCTCCGTACGACCTGCTCAACCCGGAGCAGGCGCTCTACACCGTCAAGCCCGGTGCCCGGGTCGAGCCGGTGTCCGAGGGAGGATTCGACAACGTGGGCGAGGTCGGCCGACTGGCCGCCAAGGCCGAAAAGATCAAGAAGTCGGACCGCCGGTAGCCTGCCGGGCCGGACGAGAAGGCGGGCCCCGCGGATCATCGTCCGCGGGGCCCGCCCTGTCAGCGTTCCAGCCGCAGCGCCGTGCGTGCCTTCTCGCTCAGCGCCACGTCGTTGTCGGCTCCGGCGCGGGCGCGGCCACCCTCGATCCCGTACGAGCCCTGCGTGCTGTTCACCAGGGTGAAACGCCCGTCGTCCTGCCGCTCGAGCAGGAAGACATACTCCTTCCCCTCGGTCAGCGCGGCCGTCTCGGGCCCGGACCCGGGGGTCGTGTAGGCCAGTTCGATGGAACGGCCCGGGGCTTCGCCCTTGGCGATCGCCAGCACATCCGCCGCGGCAACGGTTTCGCTGTAGTCGTCGGCACTCTCCTCGCGTCCGGCACCGAGCCGCGCCCGGACGATCAGGTCGGCCGCCCCTTCCAGCTGCGCCGTGCTTCCGTAGTACGGCTCGTCCGCGACGAGTCGCCCGCCGCCCGGCTCCTCGGGACCTTGCAGGGTCAGGACGGCGACGCCCGCGACCACGGCGGCGGCACCGCAGACGGCGGCGGCCAGGAGGAGCCTGCGCCGGGGTGAGCGGCGGCTCGGCAGGGGAAGCGCCGGACCGGACCCGACCAGAGAGGCGAGCTCGTCGGACGCGCGCGCCGGCATGCCGTCCGCCGTGGTGTCCGGGACCGGATTCGCGCGCTTGATCAGGGACTTCACACGGATCATGCTGACTCCTCGGGCGAGGTGTAGATCTCACGGAACGCTTTGCGGGCACGGTGCAGCCGGACCCAGACGGCGGGCGCGCTGCACTGAAGTACCTCGCCGGCCTCGGCGGCACTGAGGCCGTCCCAGTAGCTCAGGAGCAGTACGTCCCGGTGCGGGGCGGGGAGACGGTCGAGGGTGTCGAGAACGGTGGAGTCCTGTACGGCCGCCGGCATACGGTCCAGCTCTTCGCCGATACGGCCGTGCAGCTCTCTCAGACGTGCCATGGCGCGGTAGTGGTTGCTCAGCAGGTTGCGGGCGGTGACGAAGAGCCGGCCCGCCGAGCTGTCTCCGCCGCCGAGGGCGTGCTCCCACGCGATCCGGAAGACCTCCGCGGTGACTTCCTCCGCCGCACTTCGGTCGCCCACTCTTCGGTAGACGAAGGCGGACACGCGAGGGTACTCACGAACGTACAAGGCCGTGAACCGCGCGGCGCGGTCCCGGTCGCTCCCGGTCTGAATGCTCTCCACACCCTGTATATGTCATGCGCCTGGCAGATCCTTACAGCGCACTCTCCTCTCTCCTCACCCTCCTCACGCCTCGTCACCTCACCTGCCCGGCAGGGCCGTTGGCCGTCGGTCGTCAGTCGTTGGCCGTGCACGCGCGTCCGAAAACGCCCGAGGGCGGCACCCCCCTGGAAGTGGGGGTGCCGCCCTCGGTCAGGACCGGGTCCGAGCCGTCAGGCTCAGAAGTCCATGTCACCGCCCGGCATGCCGCCGCCCGCGGGGGCACCGGCCTTCTCGGGCTTGTCGGCGATAACAGCCTCGGTGGTGAGGAACAGCGCCGCGATGGAGGCCGCGTTCTGCAGAGCAGAGCGGGTCACCTTCGCGGGGTCGATGATGCCCTCGGCGATCATGTCGACGTACTCGCCGGTCGCGGCGTTCAGGCCGTGGCCGACAGGCAGGTTGCGCACCTTCTCGACGATGACGCCACCCTCGAGACCACCGTTGACGGCGATCTGCTTGAGCGGGGCCTCCAGCGCGAGCTTCACGGCGTTCGCGCCGGTCGCCTCGTCGCCCGTGAGCTCGAGCTTCTCGAAGACCGAGGAAGCCTGGAGCAGAGCCACGCCACCACCGGCGACGATGCCCTCCTCGACGGCGGCCTTGGCGTTGCGCACCGCGTCCTCGATGCGGTGCTTGCGCTCCTTGAGCTCCACCTCGGTCGCCGCGCCGGCCTTGATGACGGCCACGCCGCCGGCCAGCTTCGCGAGGCGCTCCTGGAGCTTCTCGCGGTCGTAGTCCGAGTCGGAGTTCTCGATCTCGGCACGGATCTGGTTGACGCGACCCTGAACCTGGTCGCTCTCACCGGCACCGTCGACGATCGTGGTCTCGTCCTTGGTGATGACGACCTTGCGGGCGCGGCCCAGCAGGTCCAGGCCGGCGTTCTCGAGCTTGAGACCGACCTCCTCGGAGATGACCGTGCCGCCCGTGAGGATGGCGATGTCGTTGAGCATGGCCTTGCGGCGGTCACCGAAGCCCGGGGCCTTGACGGCGACGGACTTGAAGGTGCCACGGATCTTGTTGACGACCAGGGTCGACAGGGCCTCGCCCTCGACGTCCTCCGCGATGATCAGCAGCGGCTTGCCGGACTGCATGACCTTCTCGAGCAGCGGAAGGAGGTCCTTCACGTTGCCGATCTTGGAGTTGACGATCAGGACGTACGGGTCGTCGAGCGACGCCTCCATACGCTCCATGTCGGTGGCGAAGTACGCCGAGATGTAGCCCTTGTCAAAGCGCATACCCTCGGTGAGCTCGAGCTCCAGACCGAAGGTCTGGGACTCCTCGACGGTGATGACGCCTTCCTTGCCGACCTTGTCCATGGCCTCGGCGATGAGCTCGCCGATCTGGGTGTCGGCGGCGGAGATGGAGGCGGTCGAAGCGATCTGCTCCTTGGTCTCCACGTCCTTGGCCTGCTCGAGCAGGGCACCGGAGACGGCCTCGACGGCCTTCTCGATACCGCGCTTGAGGGCCATCGGGTTGGCGCCGGCGGCCACGTTGCGCAGGCCCTCGCGGACGAGCGCCTGGGCCAGGACGGTCGCGGTGGTCGTACCGTCACCGGCGACGTCGTCCGTCTTCTTGGCGACTTCCTTGACCAGCTCGGCGCCGATCTTCTCGTACGGGTCCTCGAGCTCGATCTCCTTGGCGATGGAAACACCATCGTTGGTGATCGTGGGGGCGCCCCACTTCTTCTCGAGGACGACGTTGCGGCCCTTGGGGCCAAGGGTGACCTTGACGGCGTCGGCGAGCTGGTTCATCCCGCGCTCGAGACCGCGCCGTGCCTCCTCGTCGAACGCGATGATCTTGGCCATGTGAAGTGGTCCTCCCGGACTGGGGTGGATTGCTCCGGACCGCGCTGGCGCCCGCGACGGACGGCCTGAGAGCCGTACGGTTCCTTGCCCCGGCGGCTCTTCGGGCCTCACCGACCCGGTCCTTAAGTTGTCACTCTCACCTGCAGAGTGCTAACGCCAATGATTAGCACTCGACCCATGAGAGTGCAAGCGGCTCTCACGGACCGGCGGCGGTCGGCAGACAGTCCGCAGACGGTCCGCAGACGCACGAGGGGCCCGCATCCCTGGTGGGATGCGGGCCCCTCGGCGTGAGTGCGTCGGTGGCCGATCGCGCCGAGAATCAGACGGCGAGCTTGACCATGTCCGCCTGCGGACCCTTCTGGCCCTGCGAGATCTCGAATTCGACTCGCTGACCCTCTTCAAGGGTGCGGTACCCATCCATCTGGATCGCGCTGTAGTGGACGAAAACATCCGCACCACCGTCGACCGCGATGAAGCCGTACCCCTTCTCCGCGTTGAACCACTTGACGGTGCCCTGAGCCATGCCTAACTCCCCTATTACTGGCCCTTGCGCAGGACCGCACTTCGCGGACCCGGGTCAGACCTCACCCCGACAGGAGGGGTGTGCGCCGGAACGCGTCGACCGCGGCTGAATGTATCTGCCCAACTGCCCTCTGCAACAGGTCAGTCGGACGAGAAATCCGAGCACGCGAGAACGGATTATTACGCTGAATTCAGTGAATTCCGGGGCAAGTCGGGCCCGGCAAATGACGCCTAAGAGGCAATTCGATCGCGTACTTTGGCTGCTTCTTGTCGCGCCCGGGCGCATTCTCATATGCGCGCGGCACAAGCAGCGGAGGGGGCTTCCCCAACTGTACCGCGCTCAACCATACAGAATTGCCCCCTCCGCTTCTCTTGCGGAGGGGGCAATTCGTATAACTCTGCGTAGCATCCGTCGGGGCCGCGCTTGAGGCGCGTGAGGCTCCTGAGGCGCCTGAGGGGGGATCAGCCTCCGGCAACGGCCGGGATGATCGAGACGCCGGCCCCGTCCGGGGTCGCGGTCTCCAGACCCTGCTCGAAGCGCACATCGTCGTCATTGACGTACACGTTCACGAAGCGGCGCAGCTTGCCCTGGTCGTCCAGGACGCGTGCGGCGATACCGGTGTGGTTCTTCTCCAGGTCCGCGATCACCTCGGAGAGGGTCTCGCCCTGAGCCGGAACCTCGGCCTTGCCGCCCGTGTACGTGCGGAGAATGGTGGGGATGCGGACGTTGACGCTCATGGTGCGTGCCTTCCTTGAGTCTCAGGAGTCCGGGGAGTCCCGGGTGGTCAGCGGGCCAGGCCGGCGTCGCGGAACGCGTCCAGGCTGGGGCGGATCGTCGCGGTCGGACCGGTCGTCGGCGCCACCGCGTCCAGCGTCTTGAGCCCGTCGCCGGTGTTGAGGACGACGGTGGTGAGCGTCGGGTCGAGCACGCCCGCGTCGATCAGCTTCTTGGTGACACCCACGGTCACGCCGCCGGCGGTCTCCGCGAAGATGCCCTCGGTGCGGGCCAGCAGCTTGATCGCGTCGACGATCTGCTCGTCGTCGACGTCCTCGACCGCACCGCCGGTGCGGCGCGCGATGTCCAGCACGTACGGACCGTCGGCCGGGTTGCCGATCGCCAGCGACTTGGCGATGGTGTCCGGCTTCTGGGGCCGTACGACGTCGTGCCCGGCCTTGAAGGCCGTCGACACCGGCGAGCAGCCCTCCGCCTGGGCGCCGAAGATCTTGTACGGCTTGTCCTCGACCAGCCCGAGCCTGATCAGCTCCTGCAGACCCTTGTCGATCTTCGTGAGCTGCGAGCCGGAGGCGATCGGGATCACGATCTGGTCGGGCAGCTGCCAGCCGAGCTGCTCGCAGATCTCGTACGCCAGCGTCTTGGAGCCCTCGCCGTAGTACGGGCGGAGGTTGACGTTGACGAAGCCCCAGCCCTCGCCGAGCGGGTCGCCGATGAGCTCGGAGCAGAAGCGGTTGACGTCGTCGTAGTTGCCCTCGATGCCGACCAGCTCACCGCCGTACACCGCGGCCATGACGACCTTGCCCTGCTCCAGGTCGTGCGGGATGAAGACGCAGGAGCGGAAGCCGGCGCGTGCGGCGGCCGCGCCGACCGCGCCCGCGAGGTTGCCGGTGGAGGAGCAGGAAAGGGTGGTGAAGCCGAAGGCGCGGGCGGCCTCGACGGCGATCGCGACGACACGGTCCTTGAAGGAGTGCGTCGGGTTGCCGGAGTCGTCCTTGACGTACAGGCCGCCGGTGACACCCAGTTCACGGGCGAGGTTGTCGGCCTTGACCAGCTTGGTGAAGCCGGGGTTGATGTTCGGCTTGTCGGCCACGTCGGCGGGGACGGGCAGCAGCGGGGCGTAGCGCCAGATGTTGTCGGGGCCCGATTCGATCTGCTTGCGAAGCTCTTCCGGGTTGCCGCTCGGCAGGTCGTACGCGACTTCGAGCGGCCCGAAACACAGGGCGCAGGCGAAGATCGGGCCGAGTTCGAATCGCTCTCCGCATTCGCGGCAGGAGAGTGCGGCGGCGGGACCCAGGTTCACAGGGGTCGTGGTGCTCGAAACAGTCTGCACAGCCATGGTGGCGAGGCCCTTTCTCCTCATCTTCCTCGTGACGCATTTCGCCACAAGACGGAATTGGCACCTTCCCCACCGTGACCTCGCGGTCGGCGGGAGGGTTGCCGGGACTTCAACGGGCCGTTCCCTCTGTCCCTCTGGATGAGCGCTATTCGGTTATCAGCGTGAAGACCCCCGACATGCGACGGTCATCCGCGTTGTTCAAGACTGTAACCGAAGGCCCGGACGCTTGAGATAGTCGTCCGAACCGCGAGATGGATCACAAGGTCCGGATGTCAAGGGAGACGCGCACGTGCTGGAAGAGGTGGAGCGTTGGCTGACCAGGCGTTCCTGGTCGGCGGCCGACCGCCCGCTCGACCGGCTGATGGCCGCCAAACGCGGCACGACCGTCAGCGTCGTCCTGCCTGCGCTCGACGAGGAAGCGACCGTCGGCGACATCGTCACCGCGATCCGCCGCGAGCTGATGGAGGCGGTCCCGCTCGTCGACGAGCTGGTCGTCGTCGACTCGGGCTCGAGCGACCGTACGGCCGAGGTGGCCGCTGCCGCGGGCGCGCGCGTGGTGCACCGGGACGTGATCCTGCCCCGGATACCGGCCGTCCCCGGCAAGGGCGAGGTGCTGTGGCGGTCACTGATGGTGACCACCGGCGACATCGTCTGTTTCATCGACGCGGATCTGCGGGAGTTCTCGGCCAACTTCGTCTCCGGGATCGTGGGGCCGCTGCTGACCGACCCCGAGGTGCAGTTCGTCAAGGCGATGTACGACCGGCCGCTGGGGGACGTGGCCGGTCAGGGCGGCCGGGTGACCGAGCTGGTGGCCCGCCCGCTGCTCAATCTGCACTGGCCGCAGCTGGCCGGGTTCGTCCAGCCGCTGGGCGGTGAGTACGCGGCGCGGCGCTCGCTGCTGGAGCGGCTGCCCTTCCCGGTCGGTTACGGCGTGGAGCTGGGCCTGCTCGTCGACGCGCTGCACACGGTGGGCCTGGACGCGCTGGCCCAGGTGGACGTCGGCTCGCGCAAGCACCGCCACCAGGACGGGCAGGCGCTGGGCAGGATGGCCGCCGCGATCTACCGTACGGCCCAACTGCGGCTCTCCCGGGGCCACTTGGTGCGGCCTTCGCTCATCCAGTTCGAGCGGGGCGAGGACGGCTTCGTACCGCGGACGCACCCGGTGGACACGGAGGAGCGGCCGCCGATGCGCGAGATCGGTGAGTACGCGGCGCGTCGCGCGGCCTAACCGTATCTATTCGGTCTTTCTGTCTTAATTTCGCATTTATGGGCTTGAGAGGCTTGAGACTTCGTACGGGCGCTCCGCGCCGCAGTGCCGGGCTGCCCCGACTCCTCGGGGCCCTGGCGGTCATGACCACCGCCGTGACCGGGGTGGTGGTTCCGGGGCAGGCCGCGGCCGAGGTCGTCTCCCCCCTCGGCGGCCGCGTGGCTCCCGCCGTCGCGTCGCCGGACCCGGTCCCGGAACCTGATTCGGATTCGGATTCGGACCGGGTCCCTGATTCGGATTCGGACCGGGTCCCGGGCCGGAACGCCCCTCCCCTGCCCGCGCCGAGTCCCGCCGGCGAGATGGCCAGGAGCAGCAGCGCGGCCGAGCGGCTGTGGCTGCTGGGCGGTGTGGCGCTGAGCCTGGCCGCGGCCGGAGTGGTCGCCATCGCCGCCACGCGCGTGCGCCGCAACCCATGACCTGTTTGCCACGATCGTCGCCCCCTGAGAGCCGCACGCACGTTTGAGGGTTTACGGGACGGGCTAGGTTTCGGCACATGGTCTCCGAGCACACTGCTGCCCAGGTCCTCGTCGCGTCCAACCGCGGCCCGGTCTCGTACACACTGAGCGAGGACGGCTCGCTGGGTGCCCGCCGCGGCGGGGGCGGGCTGGTTTCCGGACTCTCCGCCATCGGCTCCGAAGCAGAGGCGCTGTGGGTGTGCGCCGCGCTGAGCGACGGAGACCGCGAGGCGGTCCGGAGCGGGGTCGGCGAGCCCGGCGTGCGGATGCTCGACATCGACGCGTCCGTCCACTCCGACGCGTACAACGGCATCGCGAACTCCGTGCTCTGGTTCGTCCACCACATGCTGTACCAGACCCCGCTGGAACCGGTCTTCGACGCCGAGTTCCGGCGGCAGTGGGGTGCGTACGAGACGTACAACCGGGCCTTCGCCGAGGCGCTGGCCGAGAGCGCGGCCGAGGGCGCGGCGGTCCTGGTGCAGGACTACCACCTGGCGCTGGTCCCGGGGATGCTCCGGGAGCTGCGGCCCGACCTGCGGATCGGGCACTTCTCGCACACGCCGTGGGCGCCCATCGAGTACTTCAGGATGCTGCCGGACGACATCGGCGAGCAGTTGCTGCTCGGAATGCTCGGCGCCGACCGGGTGGGATTCCTGACCTGGCGGTGGGCGCAGGCGTTCCAGGGCTGCTGCGGGGCGGCGCTGACGGCGCACGACGTGACGACGTACTGGCCGAAGGACGAGCCGCCCAGCGTCGAGTTCCGGCCGCACGGGCAGCAGCGCAAGCGGACGGTGATCGGCGTGCACGGGCTCGGCGCGGACGCGGACTTCCTGCGGGAGCGGTCGCGGCGGGCCGATGTGGAGGAGCGGCTGGCCGCGCTGCGCGAGCAGGTGGGCCCGGGACGGAAGACGATCGTCCGGGTGGACCGTACGGAGCTGTCGAAGAACATCGTGCGGGGCATGCTGGCCTACCGGGCCCTGCTCGACGACCACCCCGAGTGGCGGGGCCGGGTCGTCCATGTCGCCTTCGCGTACCCGTCGCGGCAGGACCTGGCCGTCTACCGGGAGTACACGGCCGAGGTGTCCCGGGTCGCGGAGGAGATCAACTCCCTTTACGGAACGGGCGACTGGACCCCGGTCGTCCTCCATGTGAAGGACGACTTCGCCCGCTCGCTGGCCGCATACCGGCTGGCGGACGTGGCCCTGGTCAACCCGATCCGCGACGGCATGAATCTGGTCGCCAAGGAGATCCCGATCGTCTCGGACCACGGCGTCGCCCTGGTCCTCTCGCGCGAGGCGGGCGCCCACGAGGAGCTGCGCGAGGACGCGATCACGGTGAACCCGTACGACGTGACGGGCACGGCGGCGGCGCTCCACAAGGCCCTGACCATGCCGGAGGCCGAGCGGGCGGAACACACCAAGCGGCTGGCCGCGGCGGCGACCGCGCTGCCACCGCAGCGGTGGTTCCTGGAGCAGCTGGAGGCGCTGCGCGCGTAGGCGTGTCTTTCGGGTGTCTTGCGGGTGCTTTCGAGTGTCTTGCGGGTGCCTCGGGGTGTCCTCGGCAGCGTGCCGGATCAGTGAGCGGGATCTGGCGTGGTGCGTCCGTCGCAAGGCGAACACACCTCCTGGCCGCGGGCGGCGTGGGAGACGGTCCAGCCCCGGCGAAGGGCGCGGTGGGAGACGGTCCAGCCCCGGCGAACGGCGCGGTGGGAGACGGCCGGCGCCGGGCCGCGTGCGCGGTGGCAGGCGCCGGGCGCGGTCAGCCCCGGGCCGGGGGCGAGATGGCCGCCGCCAGCGCCGCGAGGAACTTGACCACCGCGACGGGGCCGCCCGGCAGCAGCAGATCCGCGCGGTCCGCCAGCTCCGGGACCTCCGCGCTGCCGCTGCACACCAGCAGGCCGGGGACGCCGTCCGAGCGAAGCTTCTCGACCGCCCCGAAGGCGGGCAGGTCGCCGAGGTCGTCCCCGGCGTAGAGCACGGCCTGGGCGTCCACCTCCCGTACGTACTCCAGCAGTGCCACGCCCTTGTCCATGCCGGGCGGGCGCAGCTCCAGGACCATGCGGCCCGGCTCCACGATCAGACCGTGGCGCGCGGCGAGCGCGGCGAGCGGTTCGCGCAGGGCCTCGAAGGCGGCCTGCGGGTCGGACGCGCGGCGGGTGTGGACCGCGACGGCCTGCCCCTTCTCCTCGATCCAGGTGCCGCTCCAGGACCCGATCCGGTCCAGGAACCCCGGCAGTTCGGCGCGGGCGGCCGCGACCCCGGGGAAGGGAGTGGGCGTACGGACGGTGCCGCTGACCGCATCCCACCGCTCGGCGCCGTAGTGGCCGAGGACGACGAGGTGATCGAGGCCCGGCACCCCGGCGAAGCCGCCGTACCGGACGGCGACACCGGCGGGCCGGCCGGTGACCACGGCGACGGAGGCGACCTGCGGCGCGAGCGCGGCGAGCGCGGGAACGGCACCGGGGTGGGCGCGGGCCCGCTCGGGGTCGGGCACGATCTCGGCGAGGGTGCCGTCGAAGTCGAGGGCGACGACGGCTGTGCCCGGCCGGGCAAGAAGTGCGGCCAGACCGTCACGGCCCGCCGGGGTGGACGGCGTCGGCAAAGGGTGCGCGTACGGGGAGCTGCCCATGCACCCGACCCTATCGGCGACTTCGGCGCGCGTCTCTCACACGGCGGAGCCGGTTGACCGTGACCGGATCGTGGACCAGGGCGCGCTCGTCGTCGATGAGGGCGTTCAGGAGCTGGTAGTAGCGGACCGGGGAGATGCCGAGCTGCTCCCTGATGGCCCGCTCCTTCGCGCCGGGCCCCGGCCAGGAGTGACGCTCCATGGCCAGTACGGCACGGTCGCGCTCGGAGAGCACCTCGTTGTCGGCCCGCTGCTCGTCGGCCGGCTCATCGGTCATACGAACCAACATATCCGCGCGGCGAGGCTCGCTGCCCTGCCGCTGACCTACTCGGCGTTCTCCGCGGCGGTGGCGTCACGGGCTATCCGGCCCAGGGTGGCCGCCGGGCTGCCGTCCTTCTCCACCGCAGTGCCGATGTTCTTCTTGATGTTCTCGCTGACCGCGGCCCACGACGTCTTGCCGACCGGCGGAAGCACCGAGGTCGGGAGCTCCTCGAGGAACTTCTTCAGGTCCTTGTGCTCCGGGTTCTTCTCCATCGCCTCGGACGCGGAGATCGTCACCGGCAGCAGGTCGTTCTGGCCCGCAAACTCCAGGACGTTCTTGTCACTGAAGACGAAGTCCAGGAACTTGCCGATCTCGGCCCGGTGGTCGTTCTGCTTGAAGCCCATGATCCAGTCGGCGACGCCCATCGCCGCCTTGGCCTCGCCCTCCTTGCCGGGCAGCGGCACCTTGCCGACCTCCACGCCCGCCTTCTTGGCGGCCTGCATCAGCGAGGGGTGGCCGTTGAGCATGCCGACCTCGCCGCGGGTGAAGGCGGCGAAGGCATCCTTGCGGTTCAGCTTGGAGGGAGCGACCGGGCCGGTGAGCTTCTGGTCGACCAGGTTGTCCTTCAGCCAGTCGAAGGTCTCTATGTTCTGCGGCGAGTCGATGGAGTACTTGTCGACCGCGTCGGTGTACCCGTCACCGCCGCTGAGCAGCCACATCATGGTCTCGGCCTGGGCCTCTTCCGGCCCCAGCGGCAGCGCGAAGGGGAACTTCACGTCCGTGTTCAGCTTCAGCTTCTCGGCGTCGGCCCGCAGGTCGTCCCAGGTCTCGGGGTCCTCGGTGATACCGGCCTCGGTGAAGAGCTTCTTGTTGTAGAAGAGCAGCCGGGTGGAGGCGACGAACGGCAGTCCGTACTGCACGCGCCGCTGCTCGCCGGCGTCGACGAGCGGGCCGAGGAAGTTGGACTGCACCGGGATGGAGAGCATCTGGTCGGCGGTGTAGAGCTTGTCCGCAGCGGCGTAGTCGGCATACGCGCCGATCTGAGCGATGTCCGGGGCGTCGCCGGCCTTGACCATCTCGGCGACCTTGCGGTCGACGTCGTTCCAGGACTCGATCTGAACGTCGATCTTGATGCCGGGGTTCTCGGACTCGAAGGCGCCGGCCAGATCGGCCCAGTACTTCTTGCTGCTCTCGCCACCGGCCACGTCGTAGTCGGCCGCCACCAACTTGAGAGTGACCTCGCCGGAGCCGCTCGAGCTGCCACAGCCCGAGAGCGCCACCGTCGTACCCAGTGCGGCGAATACCGCGGTCAAACCCAAGAAGCGCCGCTGCACAGCTCTTCCCCACCCTCTGCTGTTGATTGCCCGTTTGTTCCAGGGTCCCCCGTGACGTCCTGTGAGATGAGCTGCGATATTTCCTCATGACGGGGTATGAGGTCTACACCACCGGTGGTATCACTTCTGCAACGTCACCACCAAAGTGGGGCGGCATTGCCCGCGTACGGCGCGGGCTGCTAAGCACGTCCCGTCCCGGCACGCAGTGGGCGGTGCCCGTCCTGAGTCCCGAGCCCCGAGCCCCGAGCCCCGAGCCCCAAGTCCCGAGTCCCGAGTCCCGAGTCCCTGAGTTACGCGTACATCGCTAGGAGTCTTGCCGCATGTCCCGTACCGCAGCAGAGATAGCCACCCAGCCCACCTGCTGGCGCCGAGCGGCCGAGGCCGCCGCCGCCTTCGAGGGACTGCCGAAGCCGGGTGAGCGCGTGGCCGTCACCGGATGCGGGACGTCCTGGTTCATGGCGATCG
This region includes:
- the groL gene encoding chaperonin GroEL (60 kDa chaperone family; promotes refolding of misfolded polypeptides especially under stressful conditions; forms two stacked rings of heptamers to form a barrel-shaped 14mer; ends can be capped by GroES; misfolded proteins enter the barrel where they are refolded when GroES binds), giving the protein MAKIIAFDEEARRGLERGMNQLADAVKVTLGPKGRNVVLEKKWGAPTITNDGVSIAKEIELEDPYEKIGAELVKEVAKKTDDVAGDGTTTATVLAQALVREGLRNVAAGANPMALKRGIEKAVEAVSGALLEQAKDVETKEQIASTASISAADTQIGELIAEAMDKVGKEGVITVEESQTFGLELELTEGMRFDKGYISAYFATDMERMEASLDDPYVLIVNSKIGNVKDLLPLLEKVMQSGKPLLIIAEDVEGEALSTLVVNKIRGTFKSVAVKAPGFGDRRKAMLNDIAILTGGTVISEEVGLKLENAGLDLLGRARKVVITKDETTIVDGAGESDQVQGRVNQIRAEIENSDSDYDREKLQERLAKLAGGVAVIKAGAATEVELKERKHRIEDAVRNAKAAVEEGIVAGGGVALLQASSVFEKLELTGDEATGANAVKLALEAPLKQIAVNGGLEGGVIVEKVRNLPVGHGLNAATGEYVDMIAEGIIDPAKVTRSALQNAASIAALFLTTEAVIADKPEKAGAPAGGGMPGGDMDF
- the thrC gene encoding threonine synthase — protein: MAVQTVSSTTTPVNLGPAAALSCRECGERFELGPIFACALCFGPLEVAYDLPSGNPEELRKQIESGPDNIWRYAPLLPVPADVADKPNINPGFTKLVKADNLARELGVTGGLYVKDDSGNPTHSFKDRVVAIAVEAARAFGFTTLSCSSTGNLAGAVGAAAARAGFRSCVFIPHDLEQGKVVMAAVYGGELVGIEGNYDDVNRFCSELIGDPLGEGWGFVNVNLRPYYGEGSKTLAYEICEQLGWQLPDQIVIPIASGSQLTKIDKGLQELIRLGLVEDKPYKIFGAQAEGCSPVSTAFKAGHDVVRPQKPDTIAKSLAIGNPADGPYVLDIARRTGGAVEDVDDEQIVDAIKLLARTEGIFAETAGGVTVGVTKKLIDAGVLDPTLTTVVLNTGDGLKTLDAVAPTTGPTATIRPSLDAFRDAGLAR
- a CDS encoding Uma2 family endonuclease gives rise to the protein MTPSTAKPLPDQLHGAIIMWLLRQCMHQRPELALYPGQGLTIKTYREGRTRADGALAPLDHFVKQPGEWADPDGVLMVVEVTSPHSGDDSRCDTEKREAYAAAGIPVFLLVDRDKETLTVYSDPENGVYRHNPEHSYGATVRIPHPVAVTLETERLKGYAH
- a CDS encoding MoaD/ThiS family protein; translated protein: MSVNVRIPTILRTYTGGKAEVPAQGETLSEVIADLEKNHTGIAARVLDDQGKLRRFVNVYVNDDDVRFEQGLETATPDGAGVSIIPAVAGG
- a CDS encoding cold-shock protein, giving the protein MAQGTVKWFNAEKGYGFIAVDGGADVFVHYSAIQMDGYRTLEEGQRVEFEISQGQKGPQADMVKLAV
- a CDS encoding RNA polymerase sigma factor, which gives rise to MSAFVYRRVGDRSAAEEVTAEVFRIAWEHALGGGDSSAGRLFVTARNLLSNHYRAMARLRELHGRIGEELDRMPAAVQDSTVLDTLDRLPAPHRDVLLLSYWDGLSAAEAGEVLQCSAPAVWVRLHRARKAFREIYTSPEESA